The window TCGTCCTGGTCGAACCGGCCGGCGGCCGAGACCACCAGGAGCGGCGAGGACGCCCAGTCCGACGGCAGCCGGTACCAGGCCGAGCGCAGCATGGCGGGCTGCTGAATGCCCGAACGCCAGCTGCCCATGACCGGGGTCCGGGCCGGGTCGAGGCCGTAGGGCAGCCGGGCCTTCGATCCGTTGATGCCGGCGTCGGCGGTGGTGCCGCCCTCGGTTCCGGCCTCACTGCTGGTGACCGTGCCGTCGTTGTTGTCGGCGAGGCTGCCGCCGCCGGGTGGCTCCAGCACCGGATCGGCTGAGACGTCGGCGGGAATTCCGTTGGCGGAGAAGCCTTCTGCGGTCGTCGCACCCAGCGCGTCACCGCCGGGCACCCCGATCGGGCTGAGCATCCCGGCGTTCGGGTCGAGTTCGACCAGCACGTCGTCGGCAAGCCCGCACGTCTTGCCGGTCAGCGCCTGCAGATTCGACCGTCCCACCGACCATGCCGGCCACTGCTCGGTCATCCCCAGCGTCAGCGACAGCACTTCGAAGACGACGAGCAGCCAGGCCACGATGGCCAGCGGGGAGCCGACCGCGGCCGACCACCACCGCCGCGTGCCGCTCTCGCCGTCGTCGCGACCGGAGAAATGGAACCAGGTGGCCAGCAGCAGCGTCAGGACGGTCAGTCCGAGCAGGACGGTGGTGAACCCGAAGTGCCACTCGGGGAACTGGTTCGACCACGGCACGCCGAAGTTGGAGACGTACCACCAACCGTTGACACTGGCGAACGACAGCGCCGTCACGAACAGCACGGCGGCGGCGAACACGGCCCGGTTGCGTCGGGAACGCAGCACGTGGGCGGTGACCGCGACGGCGGCCAGTGCCCCGAGCGAGCCGGCCAGACCGGCGAACACCCCGAAGTGGTGTGTCCACTTGGTCGGCGTGAACATCATCGCCAGGAACGAGATGATCGTGATCCCGATGATGCGCCGGCTCGGGCCGCCCGCGGTGCCCGGGATGTGGCCGCGGCGCAGCATCATCGCCACCGACATCGCCAGTGCGACCAGCAGGGCCAGCACCGCGAAGCGCCGCGCCACCGACCCGTCCGGGCTGGCCATGAACAGGCGCTCGTAGCGGAGGTGCTCGTCGAACCAGCTCAGGCTCGGGCCGACGGCGGACTTGAGCATGTTCGCCTGGATCTCACCGACCAGGGTCTGGTCGCGGAAGATCAAGATGATCGTCACGGTCGCGGCGGCCAGGATCGGCGCGAGCAGCGGCAGCAGGCCGAACGGTCGGGATCGGCGGTGCAGGATCGTGCGCAGCGGTCCGATTGCCACCAGCAGCGCGCCGATGGAGGCGATGCCGGTCGGGCCGGAGAACAGCGTCAGCGCGCCCACGATGCAGGCGAAGGCGACCGGCAGCAGCCGGCTGGTGGCCACCCCGCGCTCGACGCAGATCCAGGTCAGCAGGATGCCGATGGCGATGATGGGTTCGGGGCGCAGGCCGTTGTTGAGCGGCAGCCAGAACGCCAGGAACATCCCGGCGGCCGTCCACGCCGCGGCGGGCGTGGTCTTGACGGCGTGGCCCAGCCGCGGGATGACCTCGCGGCTGATGATCCACCAGCAGGCCAGTGCCATCACCAGTGTGGGCAGGCGCATCCAGATGCTGGCCGTCGATACGTGCGCCCACATCGCGAGCAGGTCGTAGTACCAGCCGAAGGGTGCCTCCGGGGTGCCGAACCAGCGGTAGTAGTTGGCCATGTAGCCGGCGTGCTCGGACACCCGGGCCATGGTCAGGAGGTAGCCGTCGTCGGAGGTGTTGGCGCCGACGAAGTGCCACCACACCAGGACCGCGACGACGATCCCGTCCAGGACGGTCACCGACCACCAGCGCGGCGGCAGGACCCGCCGATGGCGCATGCCGTCGGCGGTGTCCAGGATGTGCAGGGCGATCAGCGCCACAATCGTCAGTGCCACGCCGAGCACCATCGCCGCCAGTTTCAGTGCGGTCGGAGCGCTGCTGTAGCGGGTGTCGATGGTGGCCGAGAAGCTCAGGCCGGGGGGTGCCGGGCCGGACAGGTCGGTGAACACGCCGACGATCTGCGGCCGGAAGTCGTAGCCGCCGCGGTCGCCCTTCAGCGCTGCGCCCGGGTCGTCGCGGTCGGATCCCTTAGTCAGTCCGACGAACTCGGCGGTCACCTTGTCGGCGTGGGCGGTGAACGTCAGCTTCTGGCAGGCCGGGCTGAGCACCTGGGACAGCG is drawn from Candidatus Mycolicibacterium alkanivorans and contains these coding sequences:
- a CDS encoding arabinosyltransferase domain-containing protein, whose product is MVPSSGQLPSTSVTETRANHRTARLVAVVAGLLGAALAILTPLLPVKQATAQLNWPQNGVLDSVTAPLISYVATDLKISIPCAAAEGLERTGRTVLLSTVPKQAPKAVDRGLLIQRANDDLVVVVRNTPVVVAPLSQVLSPACQKLTFTAHADKVTAEFVGLTKGSDRDDPGAALKGDRGGYDFRPQIVGVFTDLSGPAPPGLSFSATIDTRYSSAPTALKLAAMVLGVALTIVALIALHILDTADGMRHRRVLPPRWWSVTVLDGIVVAVLVWWHFVGANTSDDGYLLTMARVSEHAGYMANYYRWFGTPEAPFGWYYDLLAMWAHVSTASIWMRLPTLVMALACWWIISREVIPRLGHAVKTTPAAAWTAAGMFLAFWLPLNNGLRPEPIIAIGILLTWICVERGVATSRLLPVAFACIVGALTLFSGPTGIASIGALLVAIGPLRTILHRRSRPFGLLPLLAPILAAATVTIILIFRDQTLVGEIQANMLKSAVGPSLSWFDEHLRYERLFMASPDGSVARRFAVLALLVALAMSVAMMLRRGHIPGTAGGPSRRIIGITIISFLAMMFTPTKWTHHFGVFAGLAGSLGALAAVAVTAHVLRSRRNRAVFAAAVLFVTALSFASVNGWWYVSNFGVPWSNQFPEWHFGFTTVLLGLTVLTLLLATWFHFSGRDDGESGTRRWWSAAVGSPLAIVAWLLVVFEVLSLTLGMTEQWPAWSVGRSNLQALTGKTCGLADDVLVELDPNAGMLSPIGVPGGDALGATTAEGFSANGIPADVSADPVLEPPGGGSLADNNDGTVTSSEAGTEGGTTADAGINGSKARLPYGLDPARTPVMGSWRSGIQQPAMLRSAWYRLPSDWASSPLLVVSAAGRFDQDEVQIQWATDQQAAANKPGGALGFADIGAAPAWRNLRAPLAAIPRNATQIRLVASDDDLSPQHWIAITPPRIPNLRTLQDVVGSKDPVLLDWLVGLAFPCQRPFGHQNGVIEPPKWRILPDRFGAEANSPVMDNVGGGPLGISELLYRSVTVPTYLKDDWFRDWGALQRLNPFYPNAQPARLDPGTATRNGLWSPAPLRPT